The Deltaproteobacteria bacterium genome window below encodes:
- a CDS encoding type II toxin-antitoxin system HicB family antitoxin, whose translation MYRFLIIIEKADGNYSAYSPDLPGCIATGSTRFYAEKNMHEAIEMHVRGLQEDREPIPEPRSFAEYIAVP comes from the coding sequence ATGTATCGTTTCCTTATAATTATTGAGAAGGCTGATGGTAATTATTCAGCATATTCACCTGATTTGCCCGGTTGTATCGCTACAGGCAGCACCCGTTTTTATGCAGAGAAGAATATGCATGAAGCTATTGAAATGCATGTGCGAGGATTACAAGAAGACAGAGAACCCATCCCAGAACCCCGTTCTTTTGCCGAATATATAGCTGTTCCATAG
- a CDS encoding type II toxin-antitoxin system HicA family toxin — MKLIESDGWYLITTKGSHRQYKHTIKPGRVTIAGHQNDDLAPGTLNSILKQAKLKEVK, encoded by the coding sequence ATAAAATTAATTGAATCAGATGGCTGGTATTTAATTACAACAAAAGGCAGTCATAGACAATATAAACATACTATAAAACCCGGACGAGTTACAATTGCAGGACACCAAAATGATGATTTAGCACCGGGAACATTAAATAGTATTTTGAAGCAAGCAAAATTAAAGGAGGTAAAATAA